From a single Anoplolepis gracilipes chromosome 3, ASM4749672v1, whole genome shotgun sequence genomic region:
- the Ae2 gene encoding band 3 anion transport protein isoform X3: MPEVAAGSSRKSFLERARSKFLRWLRRSLRTTHQIDGHGAEMGPELDEEMEKVFAMDTAEKFDVVRLGSPSESTGSDRDRDRDRGPPPPRYGDRDFNPTRPIFICTEHRKRSYPHPHMPLKSLHSRSMRRHFSPEGSAVEGSEKDHSNVQTKSNNEVQEVDGTNHNGLQLAIATEAEVEVGEETAEETENINSSESEAPISERAASGFNDSPIVGSPRVQFEKIKEEDGPSTQMSEVPTNAAPSGLHEEDRKCRRHQKHEHKRHHYKSRKYSLQEDPQWRKRSGAGLSDISSLLTRRVSVQPEEASTLQELDIDDLESHRSDDPRGMRRHKAAHSMVQIGRRKEGGIPLDTFKKMYDHSPHEVFVQLDELHGLGEEREWRETARWIKYEEDVEEGADRWGRPHVASLSFHSLLNLRRCLETGVVLLDLEEKDLPGLAYRVVEQMVVEELILAEDRPVVMRALLLRHRHVHEHERGFRFGKRSYSSYTSLQSIWLEEEDAAREAAENHNLHDAKPKIISSNLALDSNHTAIDIKEELTYMSSNEDLKKSHNDYILKRIPAGAEATVVLVGAVDFLDQPTIAFVRLAEGVLMPSITEVTIPVRFMFTLLGPRNTDLDYHEIGRSISTLMANTSFHKVAYKANERRELLSAINEFLDDSIVLPPGDWERQALLPFNELKAKSEAIRKRKAKALEEKNKQNEATVKKAFLVAEEEKKLSEDDPLRRTKRPFGGLINDIKRRYPFYLSDFTDGLNSSCLAAAIFMYFAALCTAITFGGLMSDKTQNVIGISETLVSGSWTGVVMALFSTQPLVIIGTTGPLLLFDESLYNFCLANDLEFLTVRVYVGAWMGIIAVAVACVEGSVLVRLFTRFTEEIFTGLISILYIVETFIKLYNYFERNPLLHEYSFGPDAYNTNYPLYVVGMRITNSPWNETEENLHLKNARELIPSHDTAGLSINQPNTALMCTILCLGTFLGAYYLRIFRNSHYLGRSARRAFGDFGVPISIIVFVLIDYLAMVKTEKLLVPEGLTPTVPGRSWFVSPAGFEKPIPLWMALACAVPALLVYILVFMETQISELIIDKKERKLRKSNGYHMDIVVVCLMNVGCGLMGAPWCCAASVRSLTHVSAVTVMSRTHAPGDKPHIVEVKEQRVSALLVAILIGVSVLMAPLLRRVPMSVLLGVFLYMGISSTNGVQLFDRVKLFFMPVKHHGTANYVRRVQTYKMHVFTLIQILCLVVLWIVKSTRAALALPFFLILMMPLRAQMSHFFTAAELRALDSKGSEHEVEDELDFYEEAPLPG, encoded by the exons ATGCCCGAGGTCGCCGCCGGTTCCTCCAGGAAATCGTTTCTGGAGCGGGCGCGGAGCAAATTTCTCCGCTGGTTACGACGCTCTCTGCGAACAACGCACCAG ATCGACGGGCATGGCGCGGAGATGGGACCGGAACTCGACGAAGAGATGGAAAAGGTCTTCGCGATGGACACCGCAGAAAAATTTGACGTAGTCCGACTCGGCTCGCCGTCAGAATCGACCGGATCCGATCGAGATCGAGATCGCGATCGCGGGCCACCGCCACCGCGATATGGCGATCGCGATTTCAATC CGACAAGACCGATCTTTATTTGCACAGAACACCGAAAAAGAAGTTACCCTCATCCGCACATGCCTCTGAAGAGCTTGCATTCCAGATCTATGCGGCGACATTTTTCACC TGAAGGATCGGCAGTGGAGGGATCCGAGAAAGATCACAGCAATGTCCAAACGAAGAGTAATAATGAGGTCCAGGAAGTCGATGGGACGAATCATAATGGATTACAATTAGCCATTGCAACCGAAGCTGAAGTCGAAGTTGGTGAAGAAACAGCAGAAGAAACTGAAAACATAAACAGTAGCGAAAGCGAGGCTCCAATCTCAGAAAGGGCAGCTTCTGGTTTTAACGACAGCCCGATCGTTGGTAGTCCAAGAGTGcaatttgagaaaattaaggAAGAAGATGGACCAAGCACACAAATGTCAGAAGTACCGACGAATGCTGCTCCGAGCGGCCTCCACGAAGAAGATCGAAAGTGCCGACGGCATCAAAAACATGAACATAA ACGTCATCACTACAAGTCACGCAAGTATTCCCTGCAGGAGGACCCACAATGGCGGAAACGATCAGGAGCCGGTCTATCAGACATTTCGAGTTTACTGACTCGACGCGTTAGCGTCCAGCCAGAAGAGGCGAGCACCTTACAAGAACTTGATATTGATGACTTGGAATCGCATCGTAGTGATGATCCGCGCGGTATGCGACGGCATAAAGCTGCCCACTCTATGGTGCAGATTGGCCGACGCAAGGAGGGCGGTATCCCTCTTgatacttttaaaaagatgTACGATCATTCGCCACACGAGGTGTTCGTTCAATTAGATGAATTGCACGGCTTGGGCGAGGAACGTGAATGGCGAGAGACCGCTAGGTGGATAAAGTACGAGGAAGATGTTGAGGAGGGCGCTGACAGATGGGGCAGGCCTCACGTAGCCTCTCTCAGTTTTCACTCGCTGCTGAATCTCCGCCGTTGCCTAGAGACCGGCGTGGTCCTTCTCGATCTGGAAGAAAAGGATTTGCCTGGGCTGGCCTATAGAGTAGTCGAACAGATGGTCGTCGAGGAGCTGATCCTGGCCGAGGACAGACCAGTCGTAATGAGAGCACTATTGCTTAGACATAGGCATGTGCACGAACACGAACGCGGTTTCCGATTCGGCAAAAGGAGTTACTCCAGTTATACTAGTCTTCAG TCCATCTGGCTGGAGGAAGAAGATGCTGCGCGGGAAGCCGCTGAGAATCAT AATCTGCACGACGCGAAACCGAAGATTATATCATCGAATTTGGCACTCGACAGTAATCACACCGCAATCGATATAAAGGAAGAGCTAACATACATGAGTAGTAACGAAGACCTAAAGAAGAGTCACAATGACTACATTCTGAAAAGGATCCCAGCTGGTGCCGAGGCGACGGTTGTCCTCGTCGGTGCCGTCGACTTTCTGGACCAGCCGACAATAGCCTTTGTGCGATTGGCCGAGGGCGTGCTAATGCCGTCCATTACGGAAGTTACAATACCAGTCAGATTTATGTTTACTTTGCTGGGGCCAAGAAATACGGACCTAGACTACCACGAGATCGGTCGGTCCATATCCACGCTAATGGCGAACACGTCATTTCATAAGGTTGCTTATAAAGCGAACGAAAGACGAGAATTATTATCAGCCATCAACGAGTTTTTGGATGATTCGATTGTATTGCCGCCCGGTGACTGGGAGAGACAAGCTTTGTTGCCATTCAATGAGCTCAAAGCGAAAAGCGAGGCTATTAGAAAAAGGAAGGCAAAAGCGCTCGAGGAGAAGAACAAACAAAATGAGGCAACTGTAAAGAAAG CTTTTCTAGTTGccgaagaagaaaagaagttATCGGAAGATGATCCACTGCGGCGTACCAAACGACCATTCGGTGGCCTCATCAATGACATCAAGCGTCGCTATCCTTTTTACCTGTCCGACTTTACAGACGGGCTGAACTCTTCCTGTCTCGCAGCAGCCATCTTCATGTATTTTGCCGCATTGTGCACTGCTATTACTTTTGGCGGTCTAATGAGCGATAAGACGCAGAATGTGATCGGCATTTCTGAAACTTTGGTTTCCGGTTCGTGGACAGGCGTGGTGATGGCTTTGTTTTCAACTCAACCGCTGGTGATTATTGGCACGACTGGTCCCCTGTTACTTTTTGATGAGAGCTTGTACAACTTTTGCCTAGCGAACGACCTTGAATTCCTTACCGTGCGGGTATATGTTGGCGCCTGGATGGGTATTATCGCTGTAGCAGTTGCCTGCGTTGAAGGTTCGGTCCTTGTACGACTCTTTACACGTTTCACTGAAGAAATCTTCACCGGATTGATCTCCATTCTCTACATCGTTGAAACATTCATCAAGCTTTACAATTACTTCGAGCGTAATCCACTCCTCCATGAGTACAGCTTTGGACCAGACGCATATAACACAAACTATCCGCTCTATGTCGTTGGAATGCGGATAACTAATTCGCCATGGAATGAGACTGAAGAGAATCTGCACTTGAAGAATGCCCGCGAATTGATACCGAGTCATGATACCGCTGGATTGTCGATCAATCAACCCAACACGGCTCTGATGTGTACTATCCTTTGCCTCGGTACCTTTTTAGGTGCCTATTACTTAAGGATCTTCCGCAACAGTCATTACTTAGGTCGTAGCGCCCGACGAGCCTTCGGAGACTTCGGTGTACCTATCAGCATCATTGTCTTCGTCCTAATCGACTATTTGGCTATGGTAAAGACAGAGAAGTTACTAGTCCCTGAAGGTCTCACTCCGACCGTACCTGGTAGAAGTTGGTTTGTTTCACCAGCTGGTTTTGAAAAACCTATTCCACTTTGGATGGCTCTTGCTTGCGCGGTACCAGCTTTACTGGTCTATATCCTAGTATTTATGGAGACTCAAATATCGGA ATTAATCATCGATAAGAAGGAACGCAAATTACGTAAAAGCAACGGCTATCACATGGATATTGTAGTAGTTTGCTTGATGAATGTGGGATGCGGTCTAATGGGTGCGCCTTGGTGCTGTGCCGCGTCGGTACGTTCTCTTACTCATGTATCCGCCGTAACTGTGATGTCACGCACCCATGCACCCGGTGACAAACCGCACATCGTCGAAGTGAAGGAACAGCGGGTGAGCGCCCTTCTGGTTGCGATACTGATAGGTGTGAGCGTGTTGATGGCACCGTTATTACGTCGGGTACCGATGTCCGTCCTGCTGGGTGTATTTCTTTACATGGGCATCTCATCAACAAACGGTGTGCAACTGTTTGATCGCGTCAAGTTGTTTTTCATGCCGGTTAAGCATCACGGCACAGCAAACTATGTACGGCGCGTACAAACTTACAAGATGCACGTCTTCACCCTCATACAGATTTTGTGCCTGGTCGTGCTGTGGATCGTCAAAAGTACAAGGGCCGCTCTGGCTCTACCCTTCTTTCTTATCCTGATGATGCCGTTGCGTGCTCAGATGAGCCACTTTTTTACCGCAGCGGAACTGCGTGCCCTTGACAGTAAAGGATCCGAGCACGAAGTCGAAGATGAGCTCGACTTTTACGAGGAGGCTCCGTTACCTGGTTAG
- the Ae2 gene encoding band 3 anion transport protein isoform X2, producing the protein MPEVAAGSSRKSFLERARSKFLRWLRRSLRTTHQIDGHGAEMGPELDEEMEKVFAMDTAEKFDVVRLGSPSESTGSDRDRDRDRGPPPPRYGDRDFNPTRPIFICTEHRKRSYPHPHMPLKSLHSRSMRRHFSPEGSAVEGSEKDHSNVQTKSNNEVQEVDGTNHNGLQLAIATEAEVEVGEETAEETENINSSESEAPISERAASGFNDSPIVGSPRVQFEKIKEEDGPSTQMSEVPTNAAPSGLHEEDRKCRRHQKHEHKRHHYKSRKYSLQEDPQWRKRSGAGLSDISSLLTRRVSVQPEEASTLQELDIDDLESHRSDDPRGMRRHKAAHSMVQIGRRKEGGIPLDTFKKMYDHSPHEVFVQLDELHGLGEEREWRETARWIKYEEDVEEGADRWGRPHVASLSFHSLLNLRRCLETGVVLLDLEEKDLPGLAYRVVEQMVVEELILAEDRPVVMRALLLRHRHVHEHERGFRFGKRSYSSYTSLQSIWLEEEDAAREAAENHVIQHNLHDAKPKIISSNLALDSNHTAIDIKEELTYMSSNEDLKKSHNDYILKRIPAGAEATVVLVGAVDFLDQPTIAFVRLAEGVLMPSITEVTIPVRFMFTLLGPRNTDLDYHEIGRSISTLMANTSFHKVAYKANERRELLSAINEFLDDSIVLPPGDWERQALLPFNELKAKSEAIRKRKAKALEEKNKQNEATVKKVAEEEKKLSEDDPLRRTKRPFGGLINDIKRRYPFYLSDFTDGLNSSCLAAAIFMYFAALCTAITFGGLMSDKTQNVIGISETLVSGSWTGVVMALFSTQPLVIIGTTGPLLLFDESLYNFCLANDLEFLTVRVYVGAWMGIIAVAVACVEGSVLVRLFTRFTEEIFTGLISILYIVETFIKLYNYFERNPLLHEYSFGPDAYNTNYPLYVVGMRITNSPWNETEENLHLKNARELIPSHDTAGLSINQPNTALMCTILCLGTFLGAYYLRIFRNSHYLGRSARRAFGDFGVPISIIVFVLIDYLAMVKTEKLLVPEGLTPTVPGRSWFVSPAGFEKPIPLWMALACAVPALLVYILVFMETQISELIIDKKERKLRKSNGYHMDIVVVCLMNVGCGLMGAPWCCAASVRSLTHVSAVTVMSRTHAPGDKPHIVEVKEQRVSALLVAILIGVSVLMAPLLRRVPMSVLLGVFLYMGISSTNGVQLFDRVKLFFMPVKHHGTANYVRRVQTYKMHVFTLIQILCLVVLWIVKSTRAALALPFFLILMMPLRAQMSHFFTAAELRALDSKGSEHEVEDELDFYEEAPLPG; encoded by the exons ATGCCCGAGGTCGCCGCCGGTTCCTCCAGGAAATCGTTTCTGGAGCGGGCGCGGAGCAAATTTCTCCGCTGGTTACGACGCTCTCTGCGAACAACGCACCAG ATCGACGGGCATGGCGCGGAGATGGGACCGGAACTCGACGAAGAGATGGAAAAGGTCTTCGCGATGGACACCGCAGAAAAATTTGACGTAGTCCGACTCGGCTCGCCGTCAGAATCGACCGGATCCGATCGAGATCGAGATCGCGATCGCGGGCCACCGCCACCGCGATATGGCGATCGCGATTTCAATC CGACAAGACCGATCTTTATTTGCACAGAACACCGAAAAAGAAGTTACCCTCATCCGCACATGCCTCTGAAGAGCTTGCATTCCAGATCTATGCGGCGACATTTTTCACC TGAAGGATCGGCAGTGGAGGGATCCGAGAAAGATCACAGCAATGTCCAAACGAAGAGTAATAATGAGGTCCAGGAAGTCGATGGGACGAATCATAATGGATTACAATTAGCCATTGCAACCGAAGCTGAAGTCGAAGTTGGTGAAGAAACAGCAGAAGAAACTGAAAACATAAACAGTAGCGAAAGCGAGGCTCCAATCTCAGAAAGGGCAGCTTCTGGTTTTAACGACAGCCCGATCGTTGGTAGTCCAAGAGTGcaatttgagaaaattaaggAAGAAGATGGACCAAGCACACAAATGTCAGAAGTACCGACGAATGCTGCTCCGAGCGGCCTCCACGAAGAAGATCGAAAGTGCCGACGGCATCAAAAACATGAACATAA ACGTCATCACTACAAGTCACGCAAGTATTCCCTGCAGGAGGACCCACAATGGCGGAAACGATCAGGAGCCGGTCTATCAGACATTTCGAGTTTACTGACTCGACGCGTTAGCGTCCAGCCAGAAGAGGCGAGCACCTTACAAGAACTTGATATTGATGACTTGGAATCGCATCGTAGTGATGATCCGCGCGGTATGCGACGGCATAAAGCTGCCCACTCTATGGTGCAGATTGGCCGACGCAAGGAGGGCGGTATCCCTCTTgatacttttaaaaagatgTACGATCATTCGCCACACGAGGTGTTCGTTCAATTAGATGAATTGCACGGCTTGGGCGAGGAACGTGAATGGCGAGAGACCGCTAGGTGGATAAAGTACGAGGAAGATGTTGAGGAGGGCGCTGACAGATGGGGCAGGCCTCACGTAGCCTCTCTCAGTTTTCACTCGCTGCTGAATCTCCGCCGTTGCCTAGAGACCGGCGTGGTCCTTCTCGATCTGGAAGAAAAGGATTTGCCTGGGCTGGCCTATAGAGTAGTCGAACAGATGGTCGTCGAGGAGCTGATCCTGGCCGAGGACAGACCAGTCGTAATGAGAGCACTATTGCTTAGACATAGGCATGTGCACGAACACGAACGCGGTTTCCGATTCGGCAAAAGGAGTTACTCCAGTTATACTAGTCTTCAG TCCATCTGGCTGGAGGAAGAAGATGCTGCGCGGGAAGCCGCTGAGAATCATGTAATTCAACAT AATCTGCACGACGCGAAACCGAAGATTATATCATCGAATTTGGCACTCGACAGTAATCACACCGCAATCGATATAAAGGAAGAGCTAACATACATGAGTAGTAACGAAGACCTAAAGAAGAGTCACAATGACTACATTCTGAAAAGGATCCCAGCTGGTGCCGAGGCGACGGTTGTCCTCGTCGGTGCCGTCGACTTTCTGGACCAGCCGACAATAGCCTTTGTGCGATTGGCCGAGGGCGTGCTAATGCCGTCCATTACGGAAGTTACAATACCAGTCAGATTTATGTTTACTTTGCTGGGGCCAAGAAATACGGACCTAGACTACCACGAGATCGGTCGGTCCATATCCACGCTAATGGCGAACACGTCATTTCATAAGGTTGCTTATAAAGCGAACGAAAGACGAGAATTATTATCAGCCATCAACGAGTTTTTGGATGATTCGATTGTATTGCCGCCCGGTGACTGGGAGAGACAAGCTTTGTTGCCATTCAATGAGCTCAAAGCGAAAAGCGAGGCTATTAGAAAAAGGAAGGCAAAAGCGCTCGAGGAGAAGAACAAACAAAATGAGGCAACTGTAAAGAAAG TTGccgaagaagaaaagaagttATCGGAAGATGATCCACTGCGGCGTACCAAACGACCATTCGGTGGCCTCATCAATGACATCAAGCGTCGCTATCCTTTTTACCTGTCCGACTTTACAGACGGGCTGAACTCTTCCTGTCTCGCAGCAGCCATCTTCATGTATTTTGCCGCATTGTGCACTGCTATTACTTTTGGCGGTCTAATGAGCGATAAGACGCAGAATGTGATCGGCATTTCTGAAACTTTGGTTTCCGGTTCGTGGACAGGCGTGGTGATGGCTTTGTTTTCAACTCAACCGCTGGTGATTATTGGCACGACTGGTCCCCTGTTACTTTTTGATGAGAGCTTGTACAACTTTTGCCTAGCGAACGACCTTGAATTCCTTACCGTGCGGGTATATGTTGGCGCCTGGATGGGTATTATCGCTGTAGCAGTTGCCTGCGTTGAAGGTTCGGTCCTTGTACGACTCTTTACACGTTTCACTGAAGAAATCTTCACCGGATTGATCTCCATTCTCTACATCGTTGAAACATTCATCAAGCTTTACAATTACTTCGAGCGTAATCCACTCCTCCATGAGTACAGCTTTGGACCAGACGCATATAACACAAACTATCCGCTCTATGTCGTTGGAATGCGGATAACTAATTCGCCATGGAATGAGACTGAAGAGAATCTGCACTTGAAGAATGCCCGCGAATTGATACCGAGTCATGATACCGCTGGATTGTCGATCAATCAACCCAACACGGCTCTGATGTGTACTATCCTTTGCCTCGGTACCTTTTTAGGTGCCTATTACTTAAGGATCTTCCGCAACAGTCATTACTTAGGTCGTAGCGCCCGACGAGCCTTCGGAGACTTCGGTGTACCTATCAGCATCATTGTCTTCGTCCTAATCGACTATTTGGCTATGGTAAAGACAGAGAAGTTACTAGTCCCTGAAGGTCTCACTCCGACCGTACCTGGTAGAAGTTGGTTTGTTTCACCAGCTGGTTTTGAAAAACCTATTCCACTTTGGATGGCTCTTGCTTGCGCGGTACCAGCTTTACTGGTCTATATCCTAGTATTTATGGAGACTCAAATATCGGA ATTAATCATCGATAAGAAGGAACGCAAATTACGTAAAAGCAACGGCTATCACATGGATATTGTAGTAGTTTGCTTGATGAATGTGGGATGCGGTCTAATGGGTGCGCCTTGGTGCTGTGCCGCGTCGGTACGTTCTCTTACTCATGTATCCGCCGTAACTGTGATGTCACGCACCCATGCACCCGGTGACAAACCGCACATCGTCGAAGTGAAGGAACAGCGGGTGAGCGCCCTTCTGGTTGCGATACTGATAGGTGTGAGCGTGTTGATGGCACCGTTATTACGTCGGGTACCGATGTCCGTCCTGCTGGGTGTATTTCTTTACATGGGCATCTCATCAACAAACGGTGTGCAACTGTTTGATCGCGTCAAGTTGTTTTTCATGCCGGTTAAGCATCACGGCACAGCAAACTATGTACGGCGCGTACAAACTTACAAGATGCACGTCTTCACCCTCATACAGATTTTGTGCCTGGTCGTGCTGTGGATCGTCAAAAGTACAAGGGCCGCTCTGGCTCTACCCTTCTTTCTTATCCTGATGATGCCGTTGCGTGCTCAGATGAGCCACTTTTTTACCGCAGCGGAACTGCGTGCCCTTGACAGTAAAGGATCCGAGCACGAAGTCGAAGATGAGCTCGACTTTTACGAGGAGGCTCCGTTACCTGGTTAG